A genomic segment from Juglans regia cultivar Chandler chromosome 14, Walnut 2.0, whole genome shotgun sequence encodes:
- the LOC108998734 gene encoding IRK-interacting protein, with the protein MATATFASQNFENHKNNRNNTNHDISRQEIQAAIAKAVELRALHAALMQGNSPANVRFPSPSPASRHGPQFSAKDYPVFTPSYEDEPLPGYHQIPLKDGTLSESWDEYGLGDIGIETVLSDYKENSSSRKGLPSGLASVESHICPAEDNKSATGSCANHITVLQTSPVNEYFKLSRRNSLAEFKSVSSCNRCRPATITTESENVTRNGKNSNIVVPLTDSHSSIQSQPKNRGVISWLFPRLKKKHKNEYSPNRTESEEVSQIYKELGIMSTETLKKELVEANENRDAALMEVAEMKSSLGELKQKLEYLETYCEELKKALRQAMQAKDSQVPENFGAFPKRGKSLDGNGENSIPVSEEVMVEGFLQIVSEARLSVKQFCKTLVVQIEETDNTLMDNLNLLLQPYKLSLNSKYSKAVLYHLEAFINQSLYQDFENCVFQKNGSPKLLDPQQDRQAQFSSFVALRNLSWNEVLRKGTKYYSEEFSKFCDQKMSCIISTLNWTRPWPEQLLQAFFVAAKCVWLLHLLAFSFNPPLVILRVEENRSFEPQYMEDMFMERQRSHGPSRVKVMVMPGFYVQDRVLRCKVLCRYKSVA; encoded by the exons ATGGCTACTGCTACTTTTGCCTCACAAAATTTTGAGAACCATAAAAACAACCGCAACAATACCAACCATGATATTAGCAGGCAAGAAATCCAAGCTGCCATTGCCAAAGCAGTAGAGCTGAGAGCTCTCCACGCCGCTTTAATGCAAGGGAATAGCCCCGCCAATGTCAGATTCCCGTCTCCTTCCCCTGCTTCACGCCATGGTCCTCAGTTTTCTGCTAAAGATTACCCTGTTTTCACACCT AGCTATGAAGATGAGCCGCTGCCAGGGTATCATCAGATTCCACTAAAAGATGGAACATTATCAGAAAGTTGGGATGAATATGGTCTTGGAGATATTGGCATTGAAACTGTTCTATCAGATTATAAGGAGAATTCATCCTCAAGAAAGGGATTGCCTTCTGGTTTGGCCAGCGTGGAGTCTCATATTTGTCCAGCTGAGGATAACAAATCTGCCACTGGTTCTTGTGCAAACCACATTACTGTGCTTCAAACATCACCTGTGAATGAATACTTCAAGCTAAGCAGAAGAAACAGTTTGGCGGAATTCAAATCAGTATCATCCTGCAATAGATGCAGGCCTGCAACTATAACTACCGAATCTGAAAATGTGACAAGGAACGGCAAGAATTCTAATATTGTTGTTCCACTGACGGATTCTCACTCATCCATTCAATCACAGCCGAAGAACCGGGGAGTGATTTCATGGCTGTTTCCTCGGCTAAAGAAGAAACATAAGAACGAGTATTCCCCAAACCGAACAGAATCTGAGGAAGTTTCCCAAATCTATAAAGAGTTGGGGATCATGTCTACTGAAACATTGAAGAAAGAACTCGTAGAAGCAAATGAGAATAGAGACGCAGCCTTAATGGAAGTTGCTGAGATGAAATCCTCATTGGGGGAGCTTAAACAGAAGCTGGAGTACTTGGAGACCTACTGTGAAGAGCTGAAGAAAGCTCTGAGACAAGCTATGCAGGCAAAGGATTCCCAAGTTCCTGAAAATTTTGGAGCTTTTCCCAAGAGAGGGAAATCCTTAGATGgaaatggagaaaattcaaTACCCGTCAGTGAGGAAGTAATGGTGGAAGGTTTCTTGCAGATAGTATCAGAAGCAAGATTATCGGTAAAGCAATTCTGCAAGACCCTTGTCGTCCAGATTGAAGAAACCGATAACACTTTAATGGACAACTTAAATTTACTTCTCCAACCATACAAACTTTCTTTGAACTCCAAATACTCAAAGGCAGTGTTGTACCATTTGGAAGCTTTCATAAACCAGTCACTCTACCAGGACTTTGAGAACTGCGTGTTTCAGAAGAACGGCTCACCAAAGCTCTTAGATCCCCAACAAGATCGCCAAGCCCAATTCTCTTCGTTTGTTGCCCTGAGGAACTTAAGCTGGAATGAGGTATTGAGGAAGGGGACTAAATATTACAGTGAAGAATTCAGTAAATTTTGTGACCAGAAAATGAGTTGCATTATTAGCACGCTGAATTGGACAAGACCATGGCCTGAACAGCTACTTCAAGCATTCTTTGTTGCAGCCAAGTGTGTATGGTTGCTTCACCTGCTTGCCTTTTCGTTCAACCCACCATTGGTGATTTTGAGGGTCGAAGAGAACAGAAGCTTTGAGCCCCAATACATGGAGGATATGTTCATGGAAAGGCAGAGATCACATGGTCCTAGCCGAGTGAAGGTCATGGTAATGCCAGGGTTTTATGTTCAGGACAGGGTTTTGAGGTGTAAGGTTCTTTGTAGGTATAAATCTGTAGCTTAA
- the LOC108998746 gene encoding lysine-specific demethylase JMJ30-like, producing the protein MSSSTAFTESLDHFETPTLDLEGPTLLQAITEHGGYAYVSMATLAAAGDSPAAEAAREMAWEQLHSGPWHSVLPVWRDAYSMACLHVARLHFSKGELSESLRVLDMGLIMGGMLLRKDLDSAVNKVSAKARDAAAVSEQLAKRKLVRQDELRDAEVLQSLPFKSLSLKLVGRRPALSLEGFLREYFLSGSPVIISDSMAHWPARTKWNDMDYLRRVAGDRTVPVEVGKNYLCPEWKQELITFSQFLARIEANDCSSAAPTYLAQHPLFDQISELRNDICIPDYCFAGGGELRSLNAWFGPAGTVTPLHHDPHHNILAQVVGRKYIRLYHASLSEELYPYTETMLKNSSQVDLDNIDEIRFPKVHDLEFEDCILEEGGGLSTSWMLDMKGSGSTDYVRLSVMIYIADVIFFFFFFVLR; encoded by the exons ATGTCGTCGTCTACCGCCTTCACGGAGTCTTTGGACCACTTCGAGACCCCAACGCTGGACTTGGAGGGCCCCACGCTCCTCCAGGCCATCACGGAGCACGGCGGTTACGCATACGTCAGCATGGCAACGCTGGCCGCCGCTGGAGACTCACCAGCGGCGGAGGCGGCGCGTGAGATGGCTTGGGAGCAGCTTCACTCGGGTCCATGGCACTCGGTGTTGCCCGTCTGGCGCGACGCCTACTCCATGGCCTGCCTCCACGTTGCCAGACTCCATTTTTCCAAGGGTGAGCTTAGCGAGTCCCTTAGGGTTTTGGACATGGGATTGATCATGGGCGGGATGCTCCTCAGGAAGGACCTCGACTCGGCGGTCAACAAGGTCTCGGCCAAGGCCAGGGACGCAGCTGCGGTTTCAGAGCAACTCGCAAAGCGAAAACTTGTCCGCCAGGACGAGCTCCGTGACGCAGAG GTGCTTCAGTCTTTGCCATTTAAGTCTCTGTCTTTGAAACTTGTGGGAAGGAGACCTGCTCTATCTTTGGAGGGATTTCTGCGTGAATATTTCCTATCAGGTTCTCCGGTCATTATTAGTGACAGCATGGCACATTGGCCAGCAAGGACAAAGTGGAATGACATGGATTACCTAAGAAGGGTTGCTGGAGACCGCACAGTTCCAGTTGAG GTTGGCAAAAACTATTTGTGCCCAGAGTGGAAGCAAGAGCTTATTACATTTTCCCAATTTCTTGCAAGGATTGAAGCAAATGACTGTTCTTCTGCGGCCCCTACATATCTTGCTCAGCATCCGTTGTTTGATCAG ATAAGCGAGCTACGGAATGACATATGTATTCCTGACTACTGTTTTGCTGGGGGTGGGGAGCTGAGGTCTCTCAATGCCTGGTTTGGTCCAGCAGGGACAGTAACACCATTGCACCATGATCCACATCATAATATACTTGCTCAG GTTGTTGGCAGAAAGTATATAAGGCTTTATCATGCTTCATTGTCAGAGGAACTTTACCCATACACTGAAACCATGCTTAAAAACTCAAGCCAG GTTGATCTAGACAATATAGACGAGATACGGTTTCCAAAGGTGCATGACTTAGAATTTGAAGACTGCATTTTAGAGGAAG GAGGAGGGCTATCAACTTCTTGGATGCTAGATATGAAAGGATCTGGATCCACTGATTACGTTCGACTGTCTGTTATGATTTACATTGcagatgtaattttttttttttttttttttgtactccGCTAA